From the genome of Sphingobacterium kitahiroshimense, one region includes:
- a CDS encoding NADP-dependent oxidoreductase: MKAFRINRYSKTDKLALVEVPALKIKEHEVLVEIYAASINQLDAKLKHGDFKLLLPYKMPLILGHDVAGVIVQVGSKVKNFQVGDEIYARLPDFSIGGFAEYVAIDENDIALKPTNMTMEEAASIPLVGLTAWQALVEIAQIKKGQKVFIQAGSGGVGTIAIQLAKYLGATVATTASKNSFDQLSALGADLLIDYKTEKFEEILSDYDVILHSQDTKTLEKCFDILKPGGKVISISGPPTVDFAQHLGLAWYMKLIISLLSRGIEKKANKLKIDYTFLFMRANGQQLAEITKLIEANQIKAVIDQIFPFEKTNDALTYVESGRAKGKVVVTRSLKD, from the coding sequence ATGAAAGCATTTCGCATTAACCGCTATAGTAAAACAGATAAGTTAGCACTTGTTGAAGTTCCGGCACTCAAGATTAAAGAGCATGAAGTATTGGTGGAAATCTATGCTGCCAGTATCAATCAATTGGATGCTAAGTTAAAACATGGCGATTTCAAATTATTATTACCCTATAAAATGCCTCTTATTCTAGGTCACGATGTGGCAGGTGTTATCGTACAGGTTGGTTCAAAAGTAAAAAACTTTCAGGTCGGCGATGAAATCTATGCTAGGCTTCCCGATTTTAGTATTGGTGGTTTTGCGGAATATGTTGCCATAGATGAAAATGATATTGCTTTAAAACCGACGAATATGACGATGGAAGAGGCCGCTTCCATACCACTCGTTGGTTTAACCGCCTGGCAGGCTCTTGTTGAAATTGCTCAGATTAAAAAAGGTCAAAAAGTATTTATTCAGGCCGGATCGGGTGGAGTAGGAACGATTGCTATCCAATTGGCTAAATATTTGGGTGCGACGGTGGCGACCACTGCGAGTAAAAATAGTTTTGATCAACTGAGCGCGCTAGGTGCAGATCTTTTGATTGATTATAAAACTGAAAAATTTGAAGAGATACTCAGTGATTATGATGTCATATTGCATAGTCAGGATACCAAAACATTGGAGAAATGCTTCGATATCTTAAAACCAGGAGGGAAAGTTATATCAATCTCGGGTCCTCCTACTGTAGATTTTGCTCAACATCTGGGTTTAGCCTGGTATATGAAATTGATAATAAGTTTATTGAGTAGGGGCATAGAAAAAAAAGCAAACAAGCTGAAAATTGACTATACTTTTCTATTTATGCGCGCAAACGGTCAACAATTAGCCGAAATTACCAAATTGATTGAAGCTAATCAGATAAAAGCTGTTATAGATCAAATTTTCCCATTCGAGAAAACCAATGATGCACTGACTTATGTAGAAAGTGGTCGTGCAAAAGGCAAGGTTGTCGTGACCAGATCTTTAAAAGATTAA
- a CDS encoding TonB-dependent receptor, translated as MIRYLIALYFLLTVQFGIAQSIKLSGLVKDSLSNSPIPYASIGLLDTYNKVIDGMMTDSLGAFRFSNIKKGKYKINVKFIGYKQIHRSIEIKDQKKIDIGTLLLASTGQNLQEVAITANTATQKHSSDRQAYMTSQYKNATGGTALDIVKNLPSASVDASGNISMRGNTGVIVLINGKPSFLDPATILNQIAANDVTEIEYITSPTAQFDPDGKGGIINLKTKKSTAAGFSWLVNLQAGLPSIDDYNNREPQKRFGGDIAFQYKKKKLALNGAANYLRNDNAGFREGDVNTVIGDRQTIFPSKGERSFDKYNFGMRVNSSYEISDKHAVSLGMLASRKFQDRLADIYYNNRTIRPSTGEEISRTDYFNSNLQNKQGEFYMFDFNYQYQINTANSLQMGVIYEYAHIYGSTKNGNIEHDVDTVQWTHNKYKNPLHGLRLSLQHTWKSDHQELSTGYQLRNDNQKGSFDYYASQNGSGNQQLVPEFTGKLTATNRVHAIFTQYNQQFSATQLSLGLRYEYYQRDLHLLHTDQKYPYAIHQLYPTFNLMHDLGSGWSWKVAASRRVQRNNNFELNPIPEREHSETLEQGDPKLLPEFTVNTETGLIKKLKTGSIFFNGYYQHTKNPIQRVNSVYADTILRRVFTNADYASRYGAELGGEGRLISWLKVNGGLNVYHYKISGQVLNYQDTRTNQDWVYSINAGIQADFLKNWSTGIQLNYLSEKPTVQGMDSRFIVPNFNLSKAFWKGALTAQLQWQFIELGDWGVNEQRITTYSSDFYTTTNYIYEKNIVLLNLSFNMHKLNKLFKLPKSEFGEKEF; from the coding sequence ATGATTAGATATTTAATTGCACTTTACTTCTTATTAACAGTTCAATTTGGAATTGCCCAGAGCATAAAGCTTTCCGGTCTGGTTAAAGACTCCTTGTCAAACAGTCCAATACCTTATGCCAGTATTGGCCTACTTGATACCTACAACAAGGTAATCGATGGAATGATGACAGATTCACTTGGAGCTTTTCGATTTTCCAATATCAAGAAGGGAAAATACAAAATCAATGTCAAATTCATCGGTTACAAACAAATACACCGGTCTATTGAAATCAAGGATCAAAAGAAAATCGATATTGGAACCTTATTACTGGCTTCAACTGGGCAAAATCTTCAAGAGGTAGCCATTACTGCCAATACAGCAACACAAAAACACAGTAGTGATAGACAGGCGTATATGACAAGTCAATACAAAAATGCCACAGGTGGCACTGCATTGGATATTGTGAAAAATTTACCCTCAGCATCGGTTGATGCGAGTGGCAATATCAGTATGCGTGGTAATACGGGTGTCATTGTATTAATAAATGGGAAACCCTCTTTCCTGGATCCTGCAACTATCTTAAATCAGATAGCGGCCAACGATGTCACCGAAATAGAATATATCACCAGTCCCACCGCCCAGTTTGATCCGGATGGCAAAGGTGGCATCATCAATCTAAAAACAAAAAAATCTACTGCCGCTGGATTTTCCTGGTTAGTCAATCTTCAAGCCGGTTTACCGAGTATAGATGACTATAATAATCGTGAGCCGCAAAAGCGTTTCGGAGGCGACATTGCTTTCCAATACAAAAAGAAAAAATTAGCATTAAATGGTGCTGCAAATTATCTCAGAAATGATAATGCTGGATTTAGGGAAGGTGATGTCAATACGGTCATTGGGGACCGTCAGACCATTTTTCCTTCAAAAGGTGAAAGAAGCTTTGATAAATATAACTTCGGCATGAGAGTAAACAGTTCGTACGAAATATCTGACAAACATGCTGTGAGCTTAGGTATGCTAGCTTCCCGAAAATTTCAAGATCGACTTGCCGATATTTACTATAACAACAGGACCATCCGTCCATCTACAGGTGAGGAAATAAGCCGAACAGACTATTTCAATTCTAATCTCCAGAATAAACAAGGAGAATTTTACATGTTTGATTTTAATTATCAATATCAAATCAACACCGCTAATTCCCTTCAAATGGGTGTTATCTATGAATATGCTCATATTTATGGCTCAACCAAAAATGGAAATATCGAGCATGATGTGGATACAGTACAGTGGACCCACAATAAGTATAAAAATCCACTTCATGGATTAAGACTTTCCCTACAGCACACCTGGAAATCTGATCATCAGGAATTATCGACCGGTTACCAGTTAAGGAACGATAACCAAAAAGGAAGTTTCGACTATTACGCTTCTCAAAATGGCAGCGGCAACCAGCAATTAGTTCCAGAATTTACTGGTAAACTAACAGCGACCAATCGTGTACATGCTATTTTCACACAGTATAATCAGCAATTTTCAGCTACCCAGCTGTCCCTAGGTCTCCGCTACGAATATTACCAGCGTGATCTGCATTTACTTCATACGGATCAGAAATATCCCTATGCTATTCATCAACTATATCCAACCTTTAATTTAATGCACGATCTGGGATCCGGTTGGTCATGGAAAGTAGCTGCATCCAGACGGGTGCAACGTAACAATAACTTTGAGCTGAATCCTATTCCAGAACGGGAACACTCCGAAACCTTAGAACAGGGAGATCCGAAATTATTGCCCGAGTTCACTGTAAATACTGAAACCGGACTGATTAAAAAACTAAAAACAGGAAGCATTTTTTTCAACGGCTATTACCAACACACTAAAAATCCGATCCAAAGAGTAAATTCCGTTTATGCAGATACCATTCTTCGCCGTGTCTTCACAAATGCCGATTATGCCTCTCGATATGGTGCGGAGCTAGGTGGCGAAGGTCGATTGATTTCCTGGCTGAAGGTTAATGGTGGACTAAATGTATACCATTACAAAATTTCAGGACAGGTCTTAAATTATCAGGATACCAGAACAAATCAGGACTGGGTTTACTCCATTAATGCGGGTATTCAGGCTGATTTCTTAAAAAACTGGAGTACAGGAATACAGCTAAATTATCTATCGGAAAAACCCACCGTACAGGGTATGGATTCCCGATTTATCGTACCGAACTTTAATTTAAGTAAAGCTTTTTGGAAGGGAGCACTAACGGCTCAATTGCAATGGCAATTCATTGAGCTTGGTGACTGGGGTGTAAACGAACAACGAATTACCACCTACTCCAGTGACTTCTACACCACGACAAACTACATTTATGAAAAAAATATAGTTTTGCTTAATCTAAGCTTCAATATGCATAAACTGAATAAGTTATTTAAACTACCGAAAAGCGAATTTGGAGAAAAAGAATTTTAG
- a CDS encoding AraC family transcriptional regulator: MKDRKKIAIKDKLETQRLIKVVDFDLSKNITRPHKHNGYLELVFLSSTSGKHIIDGQESIIKTPCLLIIQKDNVHHWELVNPVKGFVLLVKDAFVSQSLDLEINRLVGTICHFNTIYFDNGVVFENLLKLLAVEDNKICQEGLFKAFLAKVLEYKASSKQAKYTQQNLYDRFCELLNKEIRVVNHVAHYASLLNTSPQNLSANCKTNADQTASEVLAGYIIKEAKRLLFYTANTISEVAYALGFSDKSNFSKYFKRYTGMTPSEFKKQGN, encoded by the coding sequence ATGAAAGATCGAAAAAAGATAGCAATAAAAGATAAACTGGAAACTCAAAGGTTAATAAAAGTTGTTGATTTTGACCTGTCCAAAAATATAACTAGACCGCATAAGCATAATGGCTATTTAGAGCTTGTTTTTCTATCTTCTACGTCGGGAAAGCATATAATTGATGGTCAGGAATCAATTATAAAGACACCTTGTTTACTCATCATTCAGAAAGATAATGTACATCATTGGGAGCTGGTCAATCCGGTAAAGGGTTTTGTGCTGTTGGTAAAAGATGCTTTTGTGAGCCAAAGTTTGGATCTGGAAATAAATCGGCTGGTCGGTACTATTTGTCACTTCAACACCATATACTTCGATAATGGTGTTGTTTTTGAAAATCTACTGAAGCTTTTGGCCGTGGAAGATAATAAAATTTGCCAAGAAGGCTTGTTTAAAGCTTTCTTGGCAAAAGTATTAGAATATAAAGCCAGTTCAAAACAGGCTAAATATACGCAGCAAAATCTTTATGACCGATTCTGTGAATTACTCAACAAAGAGATCAGAGTGGTAAACCATGTTGCTCACTACGCCTCTCTGCTGAATACGAGCCCACAAAACCTCAGTGCTAACTGCAAGACTAATGCCGATCAAACGGCGTCGGAGGTATTAGCAGGGTATATTATTAAGGAAGCCAAAAGACTGTTGTTCTATACCGCAAATACAATATCTGAGGTCGCATATGCCTTAGGTTTTTCTGATAAATCAAATTTTTCAAAATATTTTAAGCGTTATACGGGTATGACTCCTTCTGAATTCAAAAAACAAGGAAACTAA
- a CDS encoding helix-turn-helix domain-containing protein: MKNNKTYFLNTVSELHHFLNIKKPAHPLVSVVNLDEINSCVAEEMLTIVYNFYTIYLKKNFDGKVKYGQQYYDYDDGIMTFFAPKQLFSIEQNSSSTVEGWMIVFHPDFIQSYALAKRIKEYGFFAYANNEALHLSDKEESVISGLMLNLQQEIEAMIDNYTQDVVVSHIDLLLNYCNRFYNRQFITRKKASNDLFLKFEDLLNAYYQKDDLSVSGLPSVQYFAERLSVSSNYLNDMLKNLTGQTTQQHIQNQLLEKAKELLSTTELSVSEIAYQLGFEYPQSFSKLFKKKTERSPLEFRQSFN; the protein is encoded by the coding sequence ATGAAAAATAATAAAACTTATTTTCTAAACACGGTTTCAGAACTTCATCATTTCTTAAACATCAAAAAACCAGCACATCCTTTAGTAAGTGTGGTGAATCTTGATGAAATCAATTCTTGCGTTGCTGAAGAAATGTTAACGATTGTCTATAATTTCTACACGATTTATCTGAAAAAGAATTTTGACGGAAAAGTAAAATATGGTCAGCAATATTATGATTATGATGATGGGATAATGACCTTTTTTGCACCCAAACAACTATTTTCGATTGAACAAAACAGTTCATCAACTGTGGAAGGTTGGATGATTGTTTTTCATCCCGATTTTATTCAAAGTTATGCTTTAGCAAAACGTATTAAAGAATACGGTTTTTTCGCATATGCCAACAATGAAGCATTGCATCTCTCGGACAAAGAAGAGTCCGTAATCTCAGGATTGATGCTAAATCTTCAACAGGAAATTGAAGCCATGATAGACAACTACACACAAGATGTTGTTGTTTCTCATATTGATTTGTTGCTGAATTATTGCAACCGGTTTTACAACCGTCAGTTTATTACACGTAAAAAAGCGTCAAATGATTTATTCTTAAAATTTGAGGATTTATTAAATGCATATTATCAAAAAGATGATTTAAGTGTATCAGGGCTGCCGTCCGTTCAGTATTTCGCCGAACGGCTATCGGTATCATCAAACTATCTCAATGATATGCTGAAAAATTTGACAGGGCAAACTACACAGCAACATATTCAAAACCAGCTCTTGGAAAAAGCCAAAGAACTATTGTCAACAACGGAATTATCTGTAAGTGAAATTGCTTATCAGTTAGGTTTTGAATATCCCCAATCATTCAGTAAACTTTTCAAAAAGAAAACCGAAAGATCACCTTTAGAATTTAGACAGTCATTTAATTGA
- a CDS encoding SDR family oxidoreductase → MKLKGKTILITRGTSGIGLEAAKQFLEKGVHVIITGRNQAKLDAAKAMYPGVIPIKSDVASEEEAQLLFKEIEKLGGIDILYNNAGVGVEPSNLGISDVKHLQGAAYEMNINYLGVIRLNNLFLDMLKSRPETAIINTTSLLSYVPSLLEATYSSSKTALAFYTTALRAHLGILKSHVKVFELIPPLVATAMTVDRNDPKLSPEELVKALVAGLEKDRFHIRVGSSKLVYILNRIFPKLTFNLVNPKKINPLLNPDQ, encoded by the coding sequence ATGAAATTAAAAGGAAAAACAATACTAATAACAAGGGGAACATCTGGAATAGGGCTGGAGGCCGCAAAACAATTTTTAGAAAAAGGTGTTCATGTCATTATTACAGGACGAAATCAAGCTAAATTGGATGCAGCAAAAGCAATGTACCCCGGCGTCATTCCGATTAAAAGTGATGTCGCTTCTGAGGAAGAAGCACAGTTACTCTTTAAGGAAATCGAAAAACTCGGTGGAATAGATATTTTATATAATAATGCCGGAGTTGGAGTCGAACCTTCTAATCTCGGGATTTCAGATGTAAAACATCTGCAAGGAGCCGCCTATGAGATGAATATCAATTATTTAGGAGTTATTCGTTTGAATAATCTTTTTCTTGATATGTTGAAGTCAAGACCTGAAACTGCGATTATTAATACCACATCGCTGTTGAGTTATGTACCTTCTTTACTTGAGGCAACTTACTCATCATCGAAGACTGCGCTTGCATTTTATACAACAGCTCTACGTGCACATCTTGGAATTTTAAAAAGCCATGTGAAAGTTTTTGAGCTCATACCTCCACTTGTTGCTACTGCAATGACTGTAGATAGAAATGATCCTAAATTAAGTCCCGAAGAACTGGTAAAAGCTTTAGTTGCTGGATTAGAGAAAGACCGCTTTCACATTCGAGTGGGCTCTTCCAAATTGGTTTATATTTTAAACCGTATTTTCCCTAAACTAACTTTTAATCTTGTTAACCCGAAGAAAATAAATCCATTATTAAATCCTGATCAATGA
- a CDS encoding AraC family transcriptional regulator, protein MKYQKHNIEQFEIFPHAKAGVFVLNMDKREVGSHNISRPHRDDHCQLMIALSGNFRLNIDFENVEFTGPALLFVSPEQVHYIMEVKNPHGWMFNIDASLINEELLQIIENKIRNPLILQNGSAFHQQLASLTTLIENIQLNNSNHYTEKIMHSLVNGLLGIIAGEIVSISPIAKEKENRGVLIKEKFIKLLKEHFKNWKQPAEYASALSISTSHLNDTVKSLTGGSVSTHIQAASIMEAKRLLYFTDGTVKEIAYKVGYDEPAYFGKLFKKITNLTPLEFRNKFRD, encoded by the coding sequence TTGAAGTATCAGAAACATAATATTGAACAGTTTGAAATTTTCCCCCATGCCAAAGCGGGTGTTTTCGTCCTAAATATGGATAAGCGAGAAGTTGGGTCACACAACATTTCGAGACCTCATCGGGATGATCACTGTCAATTAATGATCGCTTTGAGCGGTAACTTTAGATTAAATATTGATTTTGAAAATGTTGAGTTTACTGGTCCAGCGTTACTTTTTGTGTCTCCCGAACAAGTCCATTATATTATGGAAGTAAAAAATCCTCATGGATGGATGTTCAACATTGATGCCTCTTTAATTAACGAAGAATTACTTCAGATCATAGAAAATAAAATCCGTAATCCCCTAATACTTCAAAATGGATCTGCTTTCCATCAGCAGCTTGCATCATTAACAACGTTAATTGAAAATATACAATTAAACAATAGTAATCACTATACTGAAAAAATTATGCATTCCCTAGTGAACGGTCTTCTAGGTATTATTGCAGGAGAAATTGTATCTATTTCGCCTATCGCTAAGGAGAAAGAAAATAGGGGTGTTTTGATAAAAGAAAAATTCATTAAATTGCTCAAAGAGCATTTTAAAAATTGGAAACAACCTGCAGAATACGCCTCTGCACTTTCGATTTCAACGTCCCATCTCAATGATACTGTAAAATCTTTAACAGGAGGATCGGTATCCACTCATATTCAAGCAGCATCGATTATGGAAGCCAAAAGATTGCTATATTTTACAGATGGTACTGTTAAGGAGATCGCTTATAAAGTTGGCTATGATGAACCTGCTTATTTTGGGAAACTTTTTAAGAAAATAACCAATCTTACACCTCTTGAGTTTCGGAATAAATTCCGTGATTAG
- a CDS encoding DUF5675 family protein, producing MSTKQILHLQRIFREQGSKGILTFEGEVICRTIELPWRNNLERLSCIPVGSYKLEKRK from the coding sequence ATGTCAACAAAACAAATCTTGCATCTCCAACGGATTTTTAGAGAGCAAGGGTCGAAAGGTATCCTCACTTTTGAAGGTGAGGTAATCTGCCGTACTATCGAACTGCCCTGGCGCAATAATTTGGAGAGGCTTAGCTGTATCCCGGTAGGGAGTTATAAACTTGAAAAACGAAAATAA
- a CDS encoding inositol monophosphatase family protein, with translation MQNEINIPIILASVRKIGDAFLKQYKQNTIPQSMDELLKQLEDIDVLCLTSLKKDLTATFPHMPWHIGDEFDTESQKESTIKGDYWLCDAMDGAIQYLQHIPGWTINLAFIRDGKPLFSVIYDPLATEMFWAEEGAGAYMNGKPLMVSKKTDLGVMLSVFEYGHQDKSTNQLNKEIGMTVTRLLDNFGIVRNYGPHGLQLAYVGAGRIDLFIQEDIDTYNWIAGMLIAKESGAEILNADGIPWQWGSESLLVARKSITEKYLEIKSLK, from the coding sequence ATGCAAAATGAAATCAATATCCCAATCATCTTAGCTTCTGTAAGAAAGATAGGGGATGCATTTTTAAAACAGTATAAACAAAATACCATACCTCAAAGTATGGATGAACTTTTGAAACAATTAGAAGATATTGATGTATTGTGTCTTACATCTTTGAAAAAAGATCTCACTGCTACTTTTCCCCATATGCCTTGGCATATCGGGGATGAATTTGATACCGAATCGCAAAAGGAGTCAACCATAAAAGGGGATTACTGGCTCTGTGATGCAATGGATGGTGCCATCCAATATCTTCAGCATATTCCGGGATGGACAATCAATTTGGCATTTATTCGTGATGGAAAACCATTATTCTCCGTTATCTATGATCCCTTGGCCACTGAAATGTTTTGGGCAGAAGAAGGTGCGGGAGCTTATATGAATGGCAAACCTCTTATGGTTAGTAAGAAAACTGATTTGGGGGTGATGTTGTCAGTCTTTGAATACGGTCATCAAGATAAATCGACAAACCAACTTAATAAAGAAATTGGAATGACAGTTACAAGACTGCTTGATAATTTTGGAATTGTAAGAAATTATGGACCTCACGGATTGCAATTGGCCTATGTGGGCGCTGGAAGAATCGACCTGTTTATTCAGGAAGATATCGATACCTATAACTGGATAGCAGGTATGTTAATCGCTAAGGAATCAGGTGCCGAGATATTGAACGCAGACGGAATTCCCTGGCAATGGGGGAGTGAAAGCCTATTGGTAGCAAGGAAAAGTATCACCGAAAAATATCTTGAAATAAAATCATTAAAATAA
- a CDS encoding winged helix-turn-helix transcriptional regulator: MKNRSQCPISCSLDILGDRWSLLLIRDLMLSKQCTYGEFLKSEEKIATNILASRLLMLEENGLISKLEHPESKAKVLYTLTKKGIDLLPLLIEMQLWADKYYTIPVEQKEIINAVKKDKAGFIKKQKKILLDFVKNP, translated from the coding sequence ATGAAAAATAGATCGCAATGCCCTATCAGCTGTTCACTAGATATTTTAGGAGATAGGTGGTCATTACTGCTCATCCGGGATTTGATGCTATCGAAGCAATGCACGTATGGTGAATTCTTAAAATCTGAGGAAAAGATCGCAACGAATATCTTGGCTTCAAGATTGTTGATGCTCGAAGAAAATGGACTGATCAGTAAATTAGAACATCCGGAAAGTAAAGCAAAAGTGTTATACACGCTTACTAAAAAGGGAATAGATTTACTCCCGTTATTGATTGAAATGCAATTATGGGCAGATAAATATTACACGATACCCGTAGAACAGAAGGAGATTATTAATGCTGTAAAAAAAGACAAAGCAGGTTTTATAAAAAAACAGAAGAAAATATTATTGGATTTTGTAAAAAACCCTTGA
- a CDS encoding aldo/keto reductase gives MSNMKEVKLGSQGLTIPTIGLGCMGMTTGFGGDIYGKADEKEAIATIHRSLELGGNFLDTADIYGPFLNEKLIAKAIKGNREKYIIASKFGFEIDDNGQATGAFNGSKNYIKKAVERSLKNLGTDYIDMYYQHRLDTSTPIEETVAAMGELVKEGKIKYIGLSEVNSETIKRAHQIHPLTAVQSEYSLFERQIEELGILDTLKELGISLIAYSPVGRGFLNGTIQKPEDFNENDFRRFIPKYQGEQFFKNVELVNEIKKVAVEKNITSAQLVIAWVIAKGHTPIPGTKRVKYVEENIAAARISLTQDDLNRLESIIPLGTETGARYDAESMKGVNL, from the coding sequence ATGAGCAACATGAAAGAAGTAAAATTGGGCAGTCAAGGACTTACCATACCAACGATTGGCCTCGGCTGTATGGGTATGACAACAGGTTTCGGTGGAGATATTTACGGAAAAGCAGATGAAAAAGAGGCGATTGCAACTATTCATCGTTCATTGGAGCTGGGTGGCAATTTTCTAGATACAGCAGATATATATGGTCCTTTTCTCAACGAAAAGTTAATAGCAAAAGCGATCAAAGGTAATAGAGAAAAATACATCATAGCTTCAAAATTCGGATTCGAAATTGACGACAACGGACAAGCAACTGGCGCATTCAATGGCAGTAAAAATTACATAAAAAAAGCCGTAGAGCGTTCCCTAAAAAATCTGGGTACCGATTATATTGATATGTACTACCAGCATCGGTTGGATACCAGTACTCCAATTGAAGAGACCGTAGCAGCGATGGGCGAATTGGTAAAAGAAGGAAAAATAAAATATATCGGTCTTTCGGAAGTAAATTCTGAAACCATCAAAAGAGCACACCAGATTCATCCACTTACAGCAGTACAGTCCGAATATTCCTTGTTTGAAAGACAAATTGAAGAACTGGGCATTCTGGATACACTGAAAGAATTAGGCATCAGCTTAATTGCCTATTCACCAGTAGGACGTGGATTTTTAAACGGAACAATACAAAAACCAGAAGATTTTAACGAAAATGATTTCCGAAGATTTATACCCAAATATCAAGGTGAGCAGTTTTTCAAAAATGTGGAGTTGGTAAATGAAATTAAGAAAGTGGCGGTCGAAAAAAATATCACATCTGCACAGTTGGTTATTGCCTGGGTGATTGCTAAAGGTCACACGCCGATTCCAGGGACAAAACGCGTAAAATATGTAGAAGAGAATATAGCTGCAGCGCGCATTTCTTTGACGCAAGACGATCTGAACCGTTTGGAAAGTATTATTCCTTTGGGTACAGAAACAGGTGCTAGGTACGATGCTGAAAGTATGAAAGGCGTTAATTTGTAA